The following proteins are encoded in a genomic region of Magnolia sinica isolate HGM2019 chromosome 1, MsV1, whole genome shotgun sequence:
- the LOC131252001 gene encoding probable Xaa-Pro aminopeptidase P: MTYHLISKLQHFKGLSFPTISSVGPNAAIIHYSPNAKSCSEPDADSIYLSDSGAQPGVTWKHAKEGTESSAFWFALGGKQSYTSKKSAQETVKDPHLLPRFTTSLKMIY, translated from the exons ATGACATATCATTTGATATCTAAACTCCAA CATTTTAAAGGGCTGAGTTTTCCAACAATTTCATCAGTTGGTCCAAATGCAGCAATTATTCATTATTCACCGAATGCAAAATCATGTTCAGAACCTGATGCTGATAGCATATATCTATCTGACTCAGGAGCGCAG CCCGGTGTTACTTGGAAACATGCTAAGGAGGGAACAGAGAGCTCTGCGTTCTGGTTTGCACTTGGAGGGAAGCAAAGTTACACGAGCAAAAAGAGTGCTCAAGAGACTGTTAAAGATCCCCATTT GTTACCAAGGTTTACAACTTCTCTCAAGATGATCTATTGA